The region GGAGGAAAAAGTGACGTTTGATAGAAAAATAGAAGttgtttttatgcaaatgtTGAGTGTCATAATTAGGGTTGCATGTTGTAAAGCCACGGGACGTTTAGTTGGAGAATTTGGGAAATATTTCAagaaataatttcaattttttattataatgaaaTGGATTGTATAGGAATGTATGGCTGGAataaaatatgaacattttgtCAGACAATTATGCACactattactgtattttaatgttttcttattTGTGACTGTAATTGCAATTGCGTCTAAAATGAAGTCGTCCAACTCACAATCCAGCTGAGTAGTGCCTTCTTCATGCATGTCTCAAATTAATACTGTGGCTTGCAGAAGTATTAGCCCtctttaaacttttgacctttaAAGCCACACTTCAGgcttcaaactgtttttttttttatatatatatatatagtttttttattcttattaatcAACACCAAGTGGAACACTTGTGAATTGGAATGAAATTTATAAGatattttgaacttttttttttaacaaataactGAAAAGCATAGGCATGCAAAATTATTCACttccttttctctcagtgcagccaattAACTCCAGGTGTTCCataatttatttcagttttttattggtaaaaaataaatggtttaAAATATCGGATACATTCCGTTACACTTCAAGATTTTGTCAAACTTGGTTCACGACATGCCACGTCGGTCGGGCCAAAATCGGGCTATTTTCTTGTAGTCTGACCCCACGGCATTAGAGTTCTtggtaattaattcaaattagtttgatgagcccagacaatttaaaacaacaccCAATCAGCCTTGGTCGGTGCAGCTCGCCCGCTCAAAGCTCCAGCCTGGCTTagcaagaccctgctgctgagatagtACTCTGATGCCCCCTGGGGAATTTAATTACCCTGGAAattgttggtggaaaaacacGCAAATTGAATTTTACCAAGATAAATTGAAAAGTTCGCCAAAAGTTCTGGCAGCGAAAAAGTCCCTATGTGTTTGATAcctgaaatgtggcaaaagggCAAAAAGTTCAATGGGGCTGATAGTTACCTTCATCATTTGTAGGGTTACTTCTCTTACTGTCTGTTATTTCGATTTCCATTCAGCCTGCTCAATcacccccccataaaaaaagaagaaaaaaagaaaaatgtcagtctaaataaagtttaaaaaaattaagcattgtgcatcatgatttatTTTGTCGCAATCCAATTCATTGtcctgctccttctggtgttccCGTTTTGGCCCACGGAAGGCAGTGTAATACAGTCAtgcaaacacaaatgaaaaatgactACTGGAAGTGATTGTGTGATGCAATGGACAATTATAAATGGAACAAGGTcccaaatcaattaattgattatcagAATAATTGTTGATTTGTTTGATTTGATCCAGTTTATCCCTGTTCCTTACTGTAATCCCCTATGTAAtaccattgtttttattttaacagtcTGTCACCAgaataattattttcttctGCGCACAGGAGAGAAGCCGTTCATTTGCGAGATTTGTGGCAAGAGCTTCACCAGCCGACCCAACATGAAGCGCCACCGCCGTACgcacacgggcgagaagccGTACCCATGCGAGGTGTGCGGCCAGCGCTTCCGCTTCTCCAACATGCTCAAGGCTCACAAGGAGAAGTGCTTCCGGGTCACCAGCCCGTTGGTGCTGCAGCCCGGCGGCCCGACCGTGCCGGTCAGCATCTTCGCCAGCACtttctccacctcctcctctttgTCGTCTTCTGGTCCCGGCCCTTCCGCGGCCACCCCGCCGGCCGTCACCAGCACGAGCACCCAGGGGCTCAACCCATCCGACGCAGCCTTGCCCCCTCGAGCCCCTTTGGCACACGCCTTTGCCCACGTACAGCTCCACACGGCCTCCTCGCACCACCACCCTCAACAGCACCTTTCAAGCACACCCCAACCCGCAGCGCCTCACACCACCCACCatgcccaccaccaccaccaccacctggcAGTGCCCCCGGTCTCCCACCTGCCCCCTCCCCCGGCCCTTTTTAAGAGCGAGCCTCTCAACCACTGTGGGCATGAAGACAGCACTTACATGCATCACATGGCTTCTGCTGATAAGGGTTCCGAAGCCCCTTAACATCACTGAATTATGAACCACATCCCGCGGGCACTGCCTCAGCCTCTCGTACCATCAACAACGTCCTGCATTTATAGACCACTGGGCCACTTTTTTAGCTAAACACATTGACACCAATCATTTGGCACTAAGTTAAGATACGTTTTCACCAagcaggttgtgtgtgtgtgtgtgtgtttttatccatcatcaAAAGTACTAAAATATCCTGCACTGCCAATTTGTCAGCTCCCTTTTGTTGGGGTACCGTACCAATTTTTTGTCACATATAGTAGTACATATTATAGAAAATGGCGCGGATGATAAAGCAAAGCCTGGGACAAAGTAATTTAAACATTTCTGGAATTagtaaaagaaacaaacaatcTTTGGATGGCAGTCAGCCAAGTGTCTTGTGGCAGAGAGACGCTCTCATATGACGTCATCTCATGCCAcagtctcctctcctctcagtATTTGCAAAAATCATAACAAATGGAAACGGGATTAAGTCGCATGttcgttttgcacattttcacaaaattcacttcaaaattccaaaacatttggatggataTTGTTTACCACGGCCACAGGCTAAACTGGTCTGTATTTGTTTCCATAGCACATGTGTGGCTACAGCATGAAGCAGATCCCATCCATCACCTGATGTGATGGTCAATGGGGGGAATTGGTAAGCCTCTGTGACtgtaaagggagaaaaaaatgaaatacatttaggTTACCTGAGGAGAAATTGTCATTTCAAGGTAAAAACTGGTCTTAAAGAGCAGACACGTTTTTAAATTGGCCATTTTGATATTCCCGATTTGAACCAGTACGTCAAAACAACCAAACCATACCACGGTGAACCCAATTAAAGTGGACTGTTTGGTGGAAACGTAGCTTAATGATAGCGCCTGCCCGTATTTGTTCTAAGCATTTCTCTGGATCCCAAAATCTTGGACCTTCTGAGTAGCCCATCACAAGGCTCTTCGTGTAAGGGTGCTCCTCTGgaacacatttgacattttatgtgtATTTGAAAGACTCAGACTGATCTGGACCTCCTATTTAAGATAAGCTACACAACCTTTACAAACGGCAAGTGGATTGCgagtggactttttattttatttttgcttctcCTGGAAGTCAAAAATACTCTGTGAAGGTTGCCGCTGGTTTTACACAGTGCCATGGATTCCAGTGTGAGAGTGAggggagcagttttttttttattataatttgtttAGACTTCAAATTGAGCTGTTGAGTCAGGTGTAATGAGATTCATTGTGGTTTAATGGTGCTTTCCATTCCAGTGGACGCAGTTTCTTAACTTTATCTTTACTGTTCAAATTTCAATAATAATACCCTCATCCCCCTCCCGAATCATCACCACAGGCGGCACACTCATGTGGACCGGAGCAGGATATGATCATTCAGAAGAAACTGAACAGCGCAACCTCCTCTTCTTTTCCATACTGCCACTATGAGGGGCTGCACGCCCACCCCCCACTCCCCACCCTCCAATCAGAATCCAAACCCTCCATCTCTCCATTTCTGTCACGCTGCTCTCAATAATACGGGTCGCCATGTTAAAGCTCGTTTAACATGCtcactatacacacacacgcgctttAGCGCcaaggttttggttttggtttagCCCGTTGAATGTTGCCTACACAGGACGCgcaaatgtttttgctttttgttttgccccccccccctgcattggacaaaatggcagccacGTTGCAGCTTCCCGTTACTTTTACGCAATCAAATCGGTCACAAGTGATGACATTGGTAACAAAATGTATCAGCCGATGGTGAATGTCGTTTCCTTTAAAAGACGTCGAGCTTTGACTGTTATTCGACTTGCAGGACTGCGCAAATGTATTAAGCCACCGTTGGTATGTCAGTCAAAAAGGTCCTTTAGGAGAGCACAGATGACAGCGCAAATGTATTAAGCCACCGTTGGTATGTCAGTCAAACAGGTCCTTGAGGAGAGCTCAGATGACAAAATGGTTAGTTGTCAAGTTATCAATTGGAGGTGTGAATAGTTACATACAAATGTAgggaaaaaatatctatttgAATATGATCATACGCCACTAAAAACATAATGGTTCTACCAAGTTTTGTGTAACttggttgggtttttgttgCACAACCAAATGTAAGTGTCAAAATGGTGGCCAGGTCCTTTTGCGCAGGTCTGTTTTAGAACCAAggttctttatatatatataatctgtgAGCCTATGTTTGGGCAGACAGTAGCATTAAGGACTCCATCTTTCGACAGTATTCAGCCTGAAGTGGTAAAATGACATCGTTTTTAGGCATCCCCCGTCTGATGAATTGGACCTGCAGTTTGTTTGTGTGGCTCTTTGTTCCACTTCATTATGAGCTCATCATCCAGTTGCAATATGGCTCTTTGTCTTAtctgatgccccccccccctctttttgtGTATTCTCTGCACTTTAGCGCTGCGTGGGCGAGGCGCAGGGAAGCATTGATTGTATTGTGGAACAGACCGCAGCCAAGGCTGCAAGCGGAaatggttgctgtttttttctccttgtaTGGTGAGGACAGGAGGAGAATGGTGGGTGATGTGGATGGGACCATAGCAAAAAAAAGGATGTGTACTCAAAATCatgttcctttaaaaaaaaaaaaaaaaagtgtctttctGCTTTGCTGACGACACACTTGGCCATCCAAGCTTTGTCCGTtctataattttcatgtttttgctAAAATGGccggatgatgatgatgatgatactcGTCCTTTCTTTGCTGCATAGAATGCACTTTCTATTACTAAAACTCTTTGCTAGTTGCGAAAATAATAACGTTGTATATTCTAAgatgttttaaaaagaaaaatcattatACTTTTTTCTCCCCATCACCCTTCTTTGTATTTCTAACCACTTAATGTAGCATTAtggtgtattttattattattaatgtatcTGGTACATGTGCAGCTTTATAATGTCCtggtttgtctttatttttgtatgttctCTGGAGATTTGAGGAACTTGGAAAGAGAAGTTgggcctttctttttttaataatgtacaTTTACTGACTGCTAactttaagtaaaaaaacaaaaaaaaaaaacaagtagccACTAGTGTGACTCCTCTGTCCGGTTGCCTGGTAACAGTCCCAAACAAAGCAAAAGCCAACACGAGACCATGTGGAAGTAGGCCAGATGTGGATCTTATCTCAAACCGTGTCAACAGCTTTTTGGGTCAATAAGTGCGCGTACTGGCTGCACGTGAAGCCTCAAGGttttattggctttttttttttttttgggtagatATCCAGTTCAAAGTAGCTTGTATCGTGTTCAGGAGCGTTGACCTGGAGCAATTGATCAAATGTTTTTGCATCAGTGAAAAGAAGGTTGCTATTAAATGAGACTCGACTGAATAATTTACTGTCAAATGCAATCCAATGATGAAGCGACATGAAAATTAAAGCTGCCTGCCAGCTGTAATGAACTGGCCTTTACACCcttttttaaaagagaaaacCCATGAAATGATCAGTGAATTTTGACATGCTTTGCCTACATTAGGAGGCATATGCAAAAAAGCCAAAGTATACCCTATTACCTCCTTTAAGCCAAATTGTCCGATTTTCCTTTAAAATccttttcaaaattattttatttctattttttgggtgtgttgAAAGGTTGTGTTGAGTTCTGTGTGTACTGCAccgttgtttgttttgttgtgtattttgtgtcatgcgaatgtgtctgtgtgtgtgtgtgtgtgtgtgtgtgtgtgtgtgtgtgtgtgtgtgtgtgtgtgtgtgtgtgtgtgtgtgtgagtaagaCAGCAGGTGCTCAGTGGGGGTATGCGTTACAGCGGTGGGGGAGTCCAAGTGAGCCGGGTGGGTCTGGAGAGCCGTGATTCACCGCCGGCGTGTAGGCGGTCGGCTAGCTAGGTTGGGAAATAATAACATGCTATAGAACATCTTCTCCTTTTCAATTTTGGTTCAGCATGATGCAGTGAACCCAGCTGCAAGTTGTCCAGTTGCGTTGCTGTAATAGTCGTGATGATGCGACACTTTGGAGGAAAAGTTGCTGGTTCATAAACATTAACATCCTGTTGGGAGTAGAACCCGCATGGAAATATAAAAAAGTGTAGCATCATATGTCAACCCTATTTTGCTGGAATATGTTTTAGGTTATTCCCGTTAAGACTTTGGTATATTCTTGTCTCGTGTCGTTTTATACAGCACAGGTGTATTCTGGGCTAGTCCACTTCATGAAATGGACTCACTGTAAATCAAAATGTCAGTATTCTTCCTGGTGGTCCAGTCTAGCTTTCGAGCTCGTCCTTTCTTATAAGCAGACCACTCCGATTCTTACTCTAAAGCAACCTTGACAAGTCTAATCTAGTCCAGCTATTAGCATTATAAGTAGACAAGACTAGCCAATCTAACAGTTCAGTTTCGACCCTTCATGAAAGCACTTTGACCCCTGTACTCTAGTCTAGTAGACCAATTCAGTTAAAAATTATTAGACCAGTTTAGTCTACGCCAGTCAAATTCTAATTCAACATTCTAGTCTAGATCTTAGTTTGAAGCAAACTTCACCCATCAGATACTCTCAAATGGAGTAGACCAGTCTTTTGCAATCCCGAGTAATGTTTAAATCTAGCTCTTTACGTAAACCATGCAGACTAGACCAGTATAATCCAGTTCTTACTCTATATATAGTCTCGTGCAGTCTAAAGTAGCCAGCCAGTCAAATTCTCGTGATAAAGCATAAACCAGTCTATTCTAGTTCTCACACTAAAGTACACTAAACCAGCCTAGTCCAGTTCAATCTAGcagtccatttttttatttttaaaggtgaCTAAACCGGTCCTGTTCTTAAAGAGACTGGTCTAGTAAGTATACTGGTCAGGTTCTTAGTCTTGAGACAGACTTCATCAACTCAACCATAGTCCAGTTCAGATAAGAGTCTAGTCTAATCTAGTCATTATTTTAAAGCTGAGTAGGCCAGTCTAGTATAGGCTAGCGCAGCACTTAACACTAGACCAATTTAGTGCAGTCCAGTCTAGTATTGTTTTAGTTGTGTAGCAGGGTAGTCCAGTTCTTACTATAGCAGATTACTTATCCCTTTTTCACTGCACGTGAACGCGCACCGCAGCTCCTATGGGCGGGTGGACTGTTGCACCGCATGCGGTGGCGCGCTTGGCTGTCAGATAAAACCGACGTACTCCCGCTTTCCTCTCAGTGCGACAGGACCGACGACTGCTGGCCCACATCAGTGACACaagtatgtattttattttattgttattatttgcaTTTAATGAACGTTACACTCCACCGGTGAAGACTGCTACACAACGAGCACCCGCCTcgcttttgttgatgttttcctCGTGAAATTAGGTGAAACGTTTTACATGACTTGAAAACTGTTTTTTCACGCTTGCAATAGTGTTTTGTACACTTAATTTCAATAATGGCACATCATAAAAGAAGTAGCCTATGCtcgagtgttgtttttttctgcgtCACTTTAACAGCCACTtgttttattatgattttattttcatcatatGGGCTCTGTATTTACGAATTTGCCCTATTATTTGTGgtgcgtattttttttttaaaaataataataattacaggcGGACATCTCGAACAGACGCCCAGACGACTAATCTTAACCCACGACACACAGCTTCCCTATactgtgagtaaaaaaaacaactaaattgtacacttaaaaaaaaaagtgtcgttagACGCACCTGCGGGCACCAtgtcattagatttttttatttattctttttttgtagaGATAATACTATAATCGACACGATTGAACTATTAAATGCAGTGTAATTAATGATGCATTACATTGCCCTCTGGTGGTCAAGGAAGGAAGCGCAGTGAAAGCATGAAAttatgcacaaactgtttaatttttttgattatGCTGTGTgttttataaagtaaaatacagtagatagctatttttcatatttaaaaaaccttttacacctttttttttgcaggctggaatggattaatggcaacTTGTTTcttaaggcaccactgtataaaggctacttgatttttttttttttatgtgaattatATATTCAATAAAGATAGGGAAACACTGTTTTAAGATATGGTGCTGGTGTACCTAATACGGGGGCAATGGTATATACAGTTGACGCCCACAAACTCGAGGTCGGCACCGGTGGATTCACTCACATAATGAGGTCGTTGTAGGACTACAGATATCAAATATTTGTAGTATTCAaaatatcctactgaaaattttgtcaaataatcaaatatttggatacaatttattttgagCACTTTGTGAATAGCCTAcagaagagaaaataaaaggtaacaattaattgaaaaaacaaacacttttaaataatttaaagatGGGCGAGGACCAATACAGGGTATCGCtattgggccgataccagcCTTAATTTAAGGTATTTGTTACTTATGAAGGCTGATGATACCAGCCACCGATACTTAAGGCAGAAAATAATCTGACATAGAATAAATCCTCCTTGGCAGCAGTTGGCGCTATATCATCTATGTGAGAAAGAAaggtctttgttttgtttttctctgtgcttttttttttgggctgtcaATTATTGTGGGTTTTCACTATAGTCATGTGCCGGCGCTGCAGAAATTGTCAGGTCACCATCttgaaattgtatttgaatAATAATGTTTTCCCTCGGTAGCCTCAGCGTGGGATGCAGTAAAGGAGGTGTGACAGTCATGGGGGACTCGTTCTTCAACTGCTGTTATCTCCCACCCCAGCCCCTAGGCGAGGAGGAGCCCCCCGGCTCCCGAACCCGCGGCGAGAGCAGGATGGCCTCTCGCATCTCCCCGGACAAGCGCTTCCTCATCTTCTTTGACTTTGACGAGACCATCGTGGACGAGACCAGCGACGACGTGGTGGTGCAGACGGCGCCCGGCCAGCATCTGCCCGCCTGGCTGAAGGACACGTACCAACCGGGCCGCTATAACGAGTACATGCAACGGGTGCTGGCCTACTTGGCCGAGCAGGGCGTCACCGAGAGCGACATCCGCGGCGTCATGGAAAAGCTGCCCGCTACCCCGGGC is a window of Vanacampus margaritifer isolate UIUO_Vmar chromosome 2, RoL_Vmar_1.0, whole genome shotgun sequence DNA encoding:
- the phospho1 gene encoding putative phosphatase phospho1 isoform X1, whose translation is MAHHKRSSLCSSVVFFCVTLTATCFIMILFSSYGLCIYEFALLFVVRIFFLKIIIITGGHLEQTPRRLILTHDTQLPYTPLGEEEPPGSRTRGESRMASRISPDKRFLIFFDFDETIVDETSDDVVVQTAPGQHLPAWLKDTYQPGRYNEYMQRVLAYLAEQGVTESDIRGVMEKLPATPGMLALLQFLRNRPPQDFEVVLVSDANTFFIESWLRRAGARSLFHRIFSNPATFNRDGRLVLKPFHAHDCPRCPENMCKQAVVREYVTRRTQERGRPYQRVFYVGDGANDFCPAIAMGPRDVAFPRRDFPMHRLITETHEAMPGEFKAVTVPWASAEEVVQRLRKLVAE